Genomic segment of Pochonia chlamydosporia 170 chromosome 1, whole genome shotgun sequence:
tcttccagTCTGCCAGCGGAATCGCCACCACGCCCGCCCCAACCATGGCCCGCACATAATCCAATATAGGCTCAATGCGTATCCTCAACCCACAATTCATATGGTGCTTATCAACCTGGTAATTAGGGCACTGCTTCAACGTCCCCAGCAGCTCGTCTATATCTATCATTGAAGTGTCTGGTATATTGTCCACGGAAGTAGGTGCAAAGTCTACTAAGAAGAGAAGATCCTTTGACATGAGAAATTTGAGCATCTGTCCGAATTGGAAGGAGTCGCATGCGGTGCTGGAGTCGTACCCCAGTTTACATTGGCGGTCGCGTGAGGAATAGAGGTTTAGAAAGTGCTGCTGGATGGAAGATACTGTGTTTAGGATGCATTCCCGGCGGTACTGCAGTTCTTCTACGGTACTGTTAGTTGTGAAACCAATATAGAGAGTGGGAAAATTACCTTCAATTCCTTCTGGGAGATTCCACCATGCGCCTTGCAGGTCTTCCTCTTGGCCGTATGCGCTCCAGAGTCGTGAGCCCCGAATGACCAGTTCCCTAGTCGCTTGGTGCAAACGCATGGGCTGTTCGAGCAACCACGCCACGAGAATCTTTTGCCGAAGCACTTTCTCCGTCTCCGTAACCCGTCCTAACTCATCCATGTATGGGCGTGTATTGGTCAATGGCCACTTGAATTTCATGTCCACCAGGGCCTTGGACACAGGTGCCGCACAGTCGAATCTATCGGCAAGTAAAGCCAGCGTCGTGACATACGACATGATCACCCGTGTAGTCTTAATGGGCACGTGGTGAATAATTCGCAGCATATCCTCAAAGACAAGTTCCCTACCCGCAGACTGAGtggcctcgtcgtcatccGTGATTTTGATGCGAGGCAACTGCATGGGCTCAGCCTGAGATGGTTTCATCTTCATGGATGCCAAGTCCGCGTGAGCTGCAGCAATAAGCTTCGCCTCCCTGAACTGCGGGTTCGTGAGAAGATTCGAAAAGTACTTGGAgtgcttcttgagcatgTCTAGCTGTACACGGTACGCAATGGTGACTTTGGGCTTCAACACCTGCGGGGGCGTGGAAGTGCCATTGGGGAGGCTGGTGCTGCGGGACGCTGGTAAAGATGCTTTACGAGTTTTCTTGAGTATCTCGGGAGATGTTTCGAATGTTACGGAGAGGATGATGTCTCCGGttgggatgatgttgatgacatcGGTGTGAGGATGGGGCTTGCTCGGTTTTGGGGGGCCATCGGAGGATTCGCCGTCTGCGGAGGGTGCAGACTCGCCCATTttggggttggagatggCATCGATGTTTGTTAGGGGAGAGATGAGTGCATATCAGTGATGTAGGGGGTTGTATGTGATGAGTTTTATATTTTGAGTGACATGAGAAGTTGAGATTGGTTGAGTGGCAAGTCGCGTGCTCGTTGGCCATTGGCGGATGTTGAGAGGAACAGAGAGACACAAACGTGGTGGAAGTGGGTCCATGTGCATTTAATCAACTGCAGGCAGCTTTCATATATTGCATGTCTACTGGGTAACGGTGTTGACATTGGTTGCCTAATTTCCAATTAATTCGCTTCAAGAATACACAGCTTTCGCTTTACAAAATACTTttaaaaagaaaagcaagctTTGGTGGCACTGCTGCAAGAATCGGCACATCAGATCTCAACTTGTAGGGTAGGGAACAGTGTGATGCGAGGATGAAGTAAACCAGCTTCAATTTGTAGACGATTCTAAGTTAACCCTATAGAATATCGCATCAGAGTTATAGCCTCCCTTCAAGCCAGCATCCCCTTCCAAAGCTACCAAACAACCCGGACAAAATTACACATCCCCCTTCCTCAACGGCAATTGTCGTCTTTTGTCTCCACCTCGACCAACTGGAATGATAGATAGCCACAGAGACAGACCACCAGGGTTGCAGCATTTGTAGATGTAACGAAGCCGAGTGTTTTCATATCACAACCTTGATAACCGGCTTGCGTTTATGAAAAAAGCCATCAGCGGAAGCCGCATTCACCAAGTGCGTCCACGGCAGAGGTGGTCCTGGCTGGTGCTTCCGCCACGAGCGGACAAGGTCCTCGAACATCCAAAGCAATCTTCTGATTCCGCCATTATTGATAACGATCTGCTCATAATTATTTTGAAAATCATCAAACGGGAGCTGTTGAGTACCGTGGCCGTCATGGCAATGGCCGAACACGTGCAGTCTCGGCCGGGCCCTCCAAAGCTCCTTGAGCAGATAATTGCACCCTACACTTAGTATGTCCAGATGAGCCCGAGGTGGACAGTGCGTGACCAAAATGTCAGCTCTGGAGGGGATACTTCTATGCCACACATCTTGGGATGCAGGATACTGAAAGGCCTGGTTTGGGCTTCCAAAGTCTTTGGACTTGGGGCTTCCGTAAATCTTGAGCTTGCGGCCGTTGGAGCAGGTAATGTCAGTTGCCGTATCCTGAAGGTATATGATATTGCCCCAATTCAGCTTTGCACGCAGTGATTCGGCGTCAATGTTGGGATTTTGGATGTCAAGAGTAGGGTCGAGTAGTATGTCGTGGTTACCCGCAACGACAATTTTGTGCTCGTGCGGCAGGGAATTCAACCACGTGAGGGTTTCCTGGATCTGCTCAAAGGTACCGGATTTGCTTAAATCACCGGCGTGGACTAGGACGTATCCGTCTGGCACTTCGGGGTATGTATTGTGTGTGTCTGATATGCAGACAACGGTGACGGGATCTAGCTTAAAGATGCGAAGGAGCGGATCTTGCCTTTGGAACGCATAGAGAACCCTGGCGAGATATACGGTAGGCCAGAATAGGTattggcggaggaggagctggccCCGGCAAACGGGCCTGACGAGTTTCTTGAGGAGGAAAGACTCTCGAGTTGGTTTGAAGGATATGCCATGGTAAAGAActctgacgatgatggtAGCAACAATGGCGGCTGTGGCCGACGCATAGTTGATGTAGTTGAGAATAGCCATTTTAGTAAACGTGGACGGCAAAGCAAGAACAAAAGTCGTGAGGCTGCAAAT
This window contains:
- a CDS encoding hydroxyproline-rich glycoprotein-like protein (similar to Colletotrichum gloeosporioides Nara gc5 XP_007273100.1) yields the protein MGESAPSADGESSDGPPKPSKPHPHTDVINIIPTGDIILSVTFETSPEILKKTRKASLPASRSTSLPNGTSTPPQVLKPKVTIAYRVQLDMLKKHSKYFSNLLTNPQFREAKLIAAAHADLASMKMKPSQAEPMQLPRIKITDDDEATQSAGRELVFEDMLRIIHHVPIKTTRVIMSYVTTLALLADRFDCAAPVSKALVDMKFKWPLTNTRPYMDELGRVTETEKVLRQKILVAWLLEQPMRLHQATRELVIRGSRLWSAYGQEEDLQGAWWNLPEGIEEELQYRRECILNTVSSIQQHFLNLYSSRDRQCKLGYDSSTACDSFQFGQMLKFLMSKDLLFLVDFAPTSVDNIPDTSMIDIDELLGTLKQCPNYQVDKHHMNCGLRIRIEPILDYVRAMVGAGVVAIPLADWKRRRGDVSWMGGLRDLKNGTAREEDEDRKAFAFTRALANDQRLRYEGAMYADKMARKLFTSDTWDWTPEA
- a CDS encoding metallophosphoesterase domain-containing protein (similar to Verticillium dahliae VdLs.17 XP_009649164.1) yields the protein MAILNYINYASATAAIVATIIVRVLYHGISFKPTRESFLLKKLVRPVCRGQLLLRQYLFWPTVYLARVLYAFQRQDPLLRIFKLDPVTVVCISDTHNTYPEVPDGYVLVHAGDLSKSGTFEQIQETLTWLNSLPHEHKIVVAGNHDILLDPTLDIQNPNIDAESLRAKLNWGNIIYLQDTATDITCSNGRKLKIYGSPKSKDFGSPNQAFQYPASQDVWHRSIPSRADILVTHCPPRAHLDILSVGCNYLLKELWRARPRLHVFGHCHDGHGTQQLPFDDFQNNYEQIVINNGGIRRLLWMFEDLVRSWRKHQPGPPLPWTHLVNAASADGFFHKRKPVIKVVI